The following proteins come from a genomic window of Terribacillus aidingensis:
- a CDS encoding MDR family MFS transporter — translation MTKIRTHPIDIYGNQFNRAGFVLVIMVGTFLTIINQTLLVTALPKIMDDLDISAINAQWLITAFMLISGIMIPTSAFLLNTINNRKLFMVAMVSFAIGTVICALSTTYNTLLIGRIIQAIGSGLMIPLMQTLMFLVYPVERRGEAMGLVGVVIAFAPAIAPTVSGWIVDYFNWRYLFYIILPITMVNMLLACFYMRNVINLNKPKIDLLSIMLSSLGLGLLLYGISVAGNIGWQNKITWFSCVAGIIIIILFSHRQSKLTQPFLELRVFKSKIFTFSTIIVAIIFMTMIGFEILLPIYTQTLKKLSALQSGLILLPGAILLGIISPISGKLFDKYGVKKISMIGMFILAVATFPFLFLTKDTATWWIVCLYSLRMLGMGFVMMPLATAGINALSNDLISHGSAINNTVRQVFASLGSAVMVGVMSATVTRYSNHYEDTSLTPLLNGLNNAFMSGFILISIAFILCLFIASPSKEAK, via the coding sequence GTGACAAAAATTAGAACGCACCCAATCGACATTTACGGAAATCAATTCAATCGAGCAGGATTTGTACTCGTTATAATGGTTGGTACTTTTCTAACCATTATAAATCAAACATTATTAGTCACGGCTCTTCCAAAGATAATGGATGATTTAGACATCAGTGCTATTAATGCACAATGGCTTATCACTGCATTTATGTTGATCAGCGGCATAATGATTCCCACTTCAGCATTCTTGTTAAATACCATAAATAATAGAAAATTATTTATGGTAGCAATGGTTAGCTTTGCAATAGGAACTGTAATTTGTGCACTCAGTACTACATATAACACGTTACTTATAGGACGCATCATTCAAGCCATAGGTTCAGGATTAATGATTCCTTTAATGCAGACATTAATGTTTTTGGTCTATCCTGTTGAACGGCGAGGAGAAGCTATGGGGTTAGTAGGAGTTGTTATAGCGTTTGCTCCCGCTATTGCTCCCACTGTATCTGGATGGATTGTTGATTATTTTAATTGGCGATACTTATTTTATATAATTCTTCCAATTACCATGGTTAATATGTTGCTTGCATGTTTCTATATGAGAAACGTCATTAATTTAAATAAACCGAAGATTGATTTACTTTCTATTATGCTTAGTAGCTTAGGTTTAGGTTTACTTCTCTATGGGATTAGTGTTGCAGGTAATATAGGGTGGCAAAATAAAATCACATGGTTCTCTTGCGTAGCTGGCATTATTATCATAATCTTATTTTCCCATCGACAATCTAAACTAACACAACCCTTTTTAGAGTTAAGAGTATTTAAAAGTAAAATTTTTACGTTTTCTACAATTATCGTCGCTATTATTTTTATGACAATGATTGGATTTGAAATTCTCTTACCTATTTATACACAGACTTTAAAAAAGTTGTCAGCACTTCAATCAGGTCTGATATTACTTCCTGGGGCAATTTTGCTGGGTATTATTTCACCAATATCAGGTAAATTATTCGATAAGTATGGTGTTAAAAAAATATCAATGATTGGCATGTTCATTCTAGCTGTAGCAACTTTTCCTTTCTTATTCCTCACTAAGGATACAGCTACTTGGTGGATTGTTTGTCTTTATTCATTAAGAATGCTAGGCATGGGATTTGTCATGATGCCTTTGGCCACAGCGGGAATAAATGCACTGTCTAATGATTTGATAAGTCACGGCTCTGCAATTAATAATACTGTTCGACAAGTGTTTGCTTCTCTAGGATCGGCAGTAATGGTGGGGGTTATGTCGGCTACTGTGACTAGATATTCAAACCATTATGAAGACACTTCATTGACTCCGTTGTTGAATGGACTTAATAATGCTTTTATGTCCGGTTTCATTCTAATATCCATTGCATTTATATTGTGTCTTTTTATAGCTTCTCCATCAAAAGAAGCTAAATAA
- a CDS encoding tyrosine-protein phosphatase, whose translation MPDRKDIYKFEKLYNFRDIGGLPTKNGRMMKTGILFRSGELSRLSKKDFKKFNQLNINSICDLRTLNEQKSNITAFKVIRRYKY comes from the coding sequence ATGCCAGATAGAAAAGACATCTATAAATTCGAAAAGTTATATAATTTCAGAGATATTGGCGGGCTTCCAACCAAAAATGGGCGTATGATGAAAACAGGTATATTATTCCGATCTGGAGAATTATCGCGACTATCTAAAAAAGATTTCAAAAAGTTCAATCAATTGAATATAAACTCTATCTGTGACTTAAGGACCCTGAATGAACAGAAGTCTAATATTACCGCCTTCAAAGTAATACGAAGGTACAAGTATTAA
- the pyrF gene encoding orotidine-5'-phosphate decarboxylase has translation MQTPIYLALDFPTGEEALHFLDRHSLTEVPVKVGMELFYREGPSIIHRLKENKHPIFLDLKLHDIPNTVKSAMRNLAGLDVDILNVHALGGAKMIEDAKEGLLQGAKNAVPKLIAVTMLTSMDEDTVQTDLKQSMELAAYALHLAELSKAAGADGVVCSPHEATSIKAACGTDFLTVTPGIRLAGSDRNDQHRIATPAGARKMQADYLVIGRSVTAASNPKQAYEQVIEEWKNYDNYN, from the coding sequence ATGCAGACTCCAATCTATCTCGCGCTTGATTTCCCTACTGGGGAAGAAGCGCTGCATTTCCTTGATCGGCATAGCCTTACTGAGGTTCCAGTTAAAGTCGGAATGGAGCTTTTCTATCGGGAAGGGCCGTCCATCATCCACCGGCTCAAAGAAAATAAGCATCCAATCTTCCTCGATCTAAAGCTGCATGACATACCGAATACAGTCAAAAGTGCCATGCGCAATCTAGCAGGACTTGATGTAGATATACTTAATGTTCATGCGTTAGGCGGAGCAAAGATGATTGAAGACGCAAAAGAAGGTCTGTTGCAGGGAGCAAAAAATGCTGTTCCTAAACTGATAGCTGTGACTATGCTGACATCTATGGATGAAGACACGGTTCAGACCGACCTTAAACAGTCGATGGAACTCGCTGCTTATGCCTTGCATCTTGCGGAATTGTCCAAAGCAGCAGGTGCTGATGGGGTAGTTTGTTCTCCTCATGAGGCGACTAGTATCAAGGCGGCTTGTGGAACAGATTTCCTGACTGTCACGCCAGGAATACGGCTCGCTGGATCCGACCGAAACGATCAGCACCGTATCGCAACACCTGCTGGTGCTAGGAAAATGCAAGCGGACTATCTCGTAATCGGAAGAAGCGTTACAGCAGCATCCAATCCGAAACAAGCATACGAACAAGTAATCGAGGAGTGGAAAAACTATGACAACTACAACTAA
- a CDS encoding dihydroorotate dehydrogenase electron transfer subunit: MIHEHLEIISRETIAKDTVEMTFKGKMAQENILPGQFLHLLVGEGSNHMLRRPISIAGVDKQDSTITIIFKLLGEGTNTLAKAEPGDKLDALGPCGQGYPVDDLQMEQALLVGGGIGVPPLYYLAKRLHEKGIQVTMVAGFQNKQQVFYEEAFRKLGDYYLATDDGSAGEKGFVTDIIKKEEFSFDQFFTCGPTGMLKAVSIQLEEEEGFISIEQRMGCGIGACFACVVPAPDSESGYKKICKDGPVFRAKEVVLA, translated from the coding sequence TTGATTCATGAACATCTTGAGATTATCAGCAGGGAAACAATCGCAAAAGATACAGTAGAAATGACCTTCAAGGGAAAGATGGCGCAGGAGAACATCCTGCCCGGTCAATTCCTTCATTTGCTTGTAGGAGAAGGCAGCAATCATATGCTGCGCCGTCCAATCAGCATCGCTGGTGTGGATAAACAAGATTCCACAATCACGATCATTTTCAAACTGCTTGGAGAAGGAACAAATACGCTGGCCAAAGCAGAGCCGGGAGATAAGCTGGATGCACTTGGACCATGTGGACAAGGTTATCCAGTCGATGATCTTCAAATGGAGCAGGCATTGCTCGTTGGAGGGGGAATCGGTGTACCGCCTCTTTACTATCTAGCAAAGCGTCTGCATGAAAAAGGCATCCAGGTAACGATGGTAGCTGGATTCCAAAACAAACAGCAAGTTTTCTATGAGGAAGCATTCCGTAAACTTGGAGACTATTATCTTGCAACTGATGACGGAAGCGCAGGGGAAAAAGGGTTTGTAACGGATATTATCAAAAAAGAAGAATTCTCTTTCGATCAGTTTTTCACCTGCGGTCCTACAGGCATGCTCAAAGCTGTATCCATTCAGCTTGAGGAGGAAGAAGGTTTCATCTCAATCGAACAGCGGATGGGCTGTGGCATCGGCGCCTGTTTCGCGTGTGTCGTACCAGCACCTGACAGTGAAAGCGGCTATAAGAAAATATGCAAAGACGGACCTGTCTTTCGAGCGAAGGAGGTTGTGCTGGCATGA
- a CDS encoding GNAT family N-acetyltransferase, with product MSVIIEQFTRATNSHYELLLDADPSRKMVDSYLSKSHCIEAKVGLQVIGVIILMPTRPDTLEIVNIAVNKDFQNQGIGRLLIEYALEYAREHKFKTVEIGTGSTSLGSLYLYQKCGFRMTHIDRDYFSRHYDEKIIENKIVLRDMVRMSQDVC from the coding sequence ATGAGTGTTATAATTGAACAATTTACAAGGGCTACCAACTCTCATTATGAATTGCTATTAGATGCTGATCCATCGAGGAAGATGGTCGACTCGTATCTTTCTAAAAGCCATTGTATAGAAGCTAAGGTGGGGCTACAAGTTATCGGAGTTATTATTCTTATGCCTACACGACCTGACACACTAGAGATAGTTAATATAGCTGTGAACAAAGATTTTCAAAATCAAGGAATCGGAAGATTATTAATTGAATACGCTCTTGAATATGCCAGAGAACATAAATTTAAAACTGTAGAAATTGGTACTGGAAGTACAAGTCTTGGATCACTATACTTATATCAGAAATGTGGTTTTAGAATGACTCATATAGATAGAGATTATTTTTCAAGACATTATGACGAAAAAATTATCGAAAACAAAATTGTATTAAGAGATATGGTGAGAATGTCACAAGATGTATGTTAA
- the pyrE gene encoding orotate phosphoribosyltransferase produces the protein MTTTTNIAEALLSIDAIQIDPAKSFVWASGIHSPIYCDNRLTLGHPEVRTAIARQFQEKLAELPETDIIAGCATGGIPHAAWLADKAALPMIYVRSSKKGHGKGNQIEGADVAGKHVVVIEDLISTGGSVINTVQALQDAGAIVTKVLAIFSYNLKKADDNFTAIDVPFETLTNFDSLVDILVEKERITSMEKQELLAWRNTL, from the coding sequence ATGACAACTACAACTAATATAGCAGAAGCATTGCTATCAATTGATGCGATTCAAATTGATCCAGCCAAAAGTTTTGTATGGGCATCTGGAATCCACTCGCCGATTTACTGTGATAATCGGCTGACACTCGGTCACCCGGAAGTGCGGACGGCAATAGCTCGCCAGTTTCAAGAGAAGTTAGCAGAATTGCCGGAAACAGATATCATAGCAGGCTGTGCGACCGGTGGAATTCCGCATGCTGCATGGCTTGCTGATAAAGCAGCTCTGCCGATGATCTATGTTCGATCCAGCAAAAAAGGTCATGGAAAAGGCAACCAAATCGAAGGAGCAGACGTTGCGGGTAAACATGTAGTCGTTATCGAGGATCTTATTTCAACCGGCGGCTCTGTTATCAACACAGTCCAAGCACTGCAGGATGCAGGGGCAATTGTGACGAAAGTGTTGGCTATCTTCAGCTATAATCTGAAGAAAGCTGATGATAACTTTACCGCTATCGATGTTCCATTTGAGACGCTGACTAATTTTGATTCTTTAGTTGATATTCTTGTAGAAAAAGAGAGGATAACATCTATGGAGAAACAGGAATTATTGGCATGGCGAAATACATTGTAA
- a CDS encoding GNAT family N-acetyltransferase — protein sequence MAAVHNSLEKKLIEARRTLHQYPELSHEEYKTTERRRVAMEIKELTEISEFREELAILFQTVVADGASMNYLHPMSKETALSYWDSVLSEQVRLYIGLLDGEIAGTVQLHYSDKENGRHRAEVAKLMTSTKARRKGVARKLLQHAEQAAKSDGKTLLLLDTEKEGPANLLYQSEGYVLFGEVPDFAQDAFGTFLAGNFYYKLIG from the coding sequence ATGGCAGCTGTACATAATTCATTAGAGAAGAAACTGATTGAAGCAAGGCGTACATTGCATCAATATCCTGAGTTATCACATGAGGAATACAAAACGACAGAACGTAGGAGAGTAGCTATGGAAATCAAGGAACTCACAGAAATCAGCGAATTTAGAGAAGAACTTGCAATCTTATTTCAAACAGTAGTTGCTGACGGCGCATCCATGAACTATTTGCACCCAATGAGTAAAGAAACGGCATTATCGTATTGGGATTCTGTTCTCTCAGAACAAGTACGGCTTTATATTGGGTTACTTGATGGCGAAATTGCAGGGACTGTTCAGCTGCATTACAGCGATAAGGAAAATGGCCGACATCGTGCAGAAGTAGCTAAATTGATGACCAGTACAAAAGCCAGAAGGAAAGGCGTTGCCAGAAAACTGCTTCAGCATGCCGAGCAAGCAGCAAAGTCAGATGGCAAAACATTGCTCTTGCTTGATACGGAAAAAGAAGGACCAGCCAATTTGCTTTATCAGTCTGAAGGGTATGTATTGTTTGGAGAAGTGCCGGATTTTGCGCAGGATGCATTTGGCACATTTCTAGCTGGTAATTTTTATTACAAGTTAATAGGATGA
- a CDS encoding tyrosine-protein phosphatase, protein MKDMYKHMASEISEEIKQIIMFFSNQRNLPALIHCTRGKDRTGFISAVIQLYAGVPYKIVMDDYLFSKQLIAVPMKKKEKFIQWISLFRDPPEHIKPILEAREE, encoded by the coding sequence ATGAAAGATATGTATAAACACATGGCTAGTGAAATATCCGAAGAAATAAAACAGATTATTATGTTTTTTTCAAATCAAAGAAACTTGCCGGCACTCATCCATTGTACGAGAGGAAAAGACCGTACTGGTTTTATATCAGCTGTTATCCAGTTGTATGCCGGAGTTCCTTACAAGATAGTAATGGACGACTATCTTTTTTCTAAGCAGTTAATTGCTGTTCCAATGAAAAAGAAAGAAAAGTTCATCCAGTGGATAAGCTTATTTCGTGATCCACCAGAACATATAAAACCTATTTTAGAGGCTAGGGAAGAATAA
- a CDS encoding dihydroorotate dehydrogenase, with protein MNLNVNLPGLDMKNPILPASGCFGFGKEYAELYDLNLLGAITIKAATGSARYGNSTPRVAETTAGMLNAIGLQNPGVDQIMEKELPFLADFNTPIIANVAGSTVEEYVEVARKISKHSVIKAIELNISCPNVKEGGVQFGTDPELAKLVTAAVKEVSNVPVYVKLSPNVTEITVIARAVEEGGADGLSLINTLTGMQINLAGRKPLLANKIGGLSGPAVKPVAIRMVYQIRQMTNLPIIGMGGVTTAEDVLEFLLAGASAVAVGTANFQNPFVCPEIIQNLPDVLQKYGFASAEDAIGKGHEHADSNLSRA; from the coding sequence ATGAACTTAAACGTCAATCTTCCAGGCCTGGATATGAAGAATCCTATTTTACCAGCTTCCGGCTGTTTCGGTTTTGGCAAGGAGTATGCCGAGCTTTATGACTTAAACCTCCTCGGCGCGATTACGATAAAAGCAGCAACCGGTTCCGCACGTTACGGAAATAGCACGCCGCGAGTTGCCGAAACGACTGCAGGTATGCTCAATGCCATTGGCTTACAAAACCCAGGTGTGGACCAGATTATGGAGAAAGAACTTCCGTTTTTAGCAGATTTCAATACTCCGATTATCGCTAATGTAGCAGGCAGCACAGTCGAAGAGTATGTAGAAGTAGCACGGAAAATAAGCAAGCACTCCGTGATAAAAGCGATAGAGCTAAATATCTCTTGTCCAAATGTGAAAGAAGGTGGTGTCCAGTTTGGCACAGATCCTGAGCTTGCCAAACTGGTTACAGCTGCTGTGAAAGAAGTAAGTAATGTACCAGTCTACGTGAAGCTTTCACCGAACGTCACCGAAATAACGGTCATAGCTCGCGCAGTGGAAGAAGGAGGGGCAGATGGCCTGTCCTTAATCAATACACTGACAGGTATGCAAATTAACCTAGCAGGCAGGAAGCCATTGCTAGCCAACAAAATAGGCGGGTTGTCCGGTCCAGCCGTAAAGCCAGTAGCAATCCGCATGGTTTACCAAATACGTCAAATGACTAACCTGCCGATTATCGGCATGGGAGGAGTCACAACGGCTGAGGATGTGCTGGAATTCCTTTTAGCAGGTGCATCTGCTGTGGCAGTAGGTACCGCTAATTTCCAGAATCCATTCGTCTGCCCTGAAATCATCCAGAACTTGCCGGATGTCCTGCAAAAGTACGGATTCGCGAGTGCCGAGGACGCAATCGGAAAGGGGCATGAACATGCAGACTCCAATCTATCTCGCGCTTGA
- a CDS encoding TetR/AcrR family transcriptional regulator, whose amino-acid sequence MGKKEKIIEVAKQLFRTKGYHDTAIQDILEQAKVSKGTFYNYFSTKSQLILYIIQKVDEKVDEQQNMLLLDGSLYDKQLFYSQLRVKHSIYGTEKISELYNISLGENDEELQNYMKESHYKELNWLAKRLIDVYGKEIEKSAMDLSTHFIGGLGYQFRYSDQIKLNINSSDILDYNILRLENNIEITKQTNQILFPYKSPNSVDDQESAIREIRRLLDNMIDCDEFSQEEKELMSFIFEETQSSYIRWGVCEGAIRQLQILSSSQLAYQQILKELFDIINTQKNI is encoded by the coding sequence ATGGGTAAAAAAGAAAAAATTATTGAAGTGGCTAAACAGTTATTTCGAACAAAAGGCTATCACGATACTGCAATCCAGGATATCTTGGAACAAGCCAAAGTTTCCAAAGGAACATTTTATAATTACTTCTCTACGAAATCACAATTAATTCTTTATATTATTCAAAAAGTTGACGAAAAAGTTGATGAACAACAAAATATGTTGCTACTCGACGGAAGTCTATATGATAAGCAGCTATTTTATTCTCAGCTTCGCGTGAAGCACTCAATTTATGGGACTGAGAAAATCTCAGAGTTATATAATATCTCTTTAGGTGAAAATGATGAGGAATTACAAAATTACATGAAAGAAAGCCATTATAAAGAACTAAATTGGCTTGCAAAACGCCTAATAGACGTTTATGGAAAAGAAATCGAGAAAAGCGCAATGGATTTATCCACTCATTTTATTGGGGGGTTAGGTTATCAGTTTAGATATTCCGACCAAATAAAGCTGAATATAAATAGCTCTGATATCTTAGATTACAATATATTACGTTTAGAAAATAACATTGAAATTACAAAGCAAACTAATCAAATTCTATTTCCGTATAAATCGCCTAATTCAGTGGACGATCAAGAATCAGCTATTAGAGAAATAAGAAGATTACTCGACAACATGATAGATTGTGATGAATTTTCACAAGAGGAAAAAGAATTAATGAGTTTTATATTTGAAGAAACTCAAAGTTCATATATAAGATGGGGTGTCTGTGAAGGAGCTATTCGTCAATTACAGATACTATCCTCCTCACAGTTAGCTTATCAACAAATACTGAAAGAACTATTTGACATCATCAATACTCAAAAAAATATATAA
- a CDS encoding alpha/beta hydrolase, which produces MNHLKSNDPKSMYFQSYDRVLNALWPTQFSSYFLETSYGNTYIIESGDLLSPPLLLLHGAKMSSTMWYPNVAEWSKQYRVICVDILGDKNKSNLEKQFSNRLSYATWLNELLESLQIDKTNIVGLSYGALHTVNFLTFFPHKVNKAVIMSPAATYIPLNREFYSYAMGLISNEVGVKNFLKWIFNDRHTVNSLIQQQLIDGMQWNTESSTQKVRQAFPYIFTDDELAQIQTQLLLLLGEKEVMYDPLEAFNRAKNSSPHITIEIIKGVGHLMSMEKPVQVNKRVLSFLNN; this is translated from the coding sequence ATGAATCATTTAAAGTCAAACGATCCAAAAAGTATGTATTTTCAATCTTACGATAGAGTATTAAACGCGCTATGGCCAACACAATTTTCCTCGTATTTTTTAGAAACTTCTTATGGAAACACATATATAATTGAAAGTGGAGATTTATTGTCTCCACCCCTACTCCTTTTGCATGGAGCTAAAATGAGTTCGACAATGTGGTATCCGAATGTGGCAGAATGGAGTAAACAATATAGAGTCATTTGTGTTGATATCTTAGGAGATAAGAATAAAAGCAATTTAGAAAAACAATTTTCAAATCGATTAAGTTATGCTACTTGGTTAAACGAATTGTTAGAATCTCTGCAGATTGATAAAACAAATATTGTAGGTTTATCCTATGGAGCTTTACATACGGTTAATTTCTTGACCTTTTTCCCTCATAAGGTAAACAAAGCTGTTATTATGAGTCCAGCTGCTACTTACATTCCTCTCAATCGGGAATTCTATTCTTACGCTATGGGGTTGATTAGTAACGAAGTAGGGGTTAAAAACTTTCTAAAATGGATTTTCAATGACCGTCATACTGTTAATTCTCTTATACAACAACAATTAATAGATGGAATGCAGTGGAACACTGAGTCTTCTACACAAAAAGTAAGACAAGCATTTCCTTATATATTCACGGATGACGAATTAGCTCAAATTCAAACTCAACTTCTACTGTTATTGGGAGAAAAAGAAGTAATGTATGATCCTTTGGAAGCTTTTAATCGTGCTAAGAACTCATCTCCCCATATTACGATAGAAATAATAAAAGGAGTAGGTCATCTGATGTCGATGGAAAAGCCTGTGCAGGTTAATAAACGAGTTTTAAGTTTCCTAAATAATTAA